In Acidobacteriota bacterium, the genomic window TGGTGTTTTGTGCCGCCTGTATTACCAAGCCGGAAAAATCAACCAATCAGATAACCATCACCGATGAGTTAGGGCGAACCCTTCATGTTGTTGCCAATCCGCAGAGAATCGTGTCATTGGCTCCTTCAGTAACTGAAACCCTTTTTGCGCTTGGGGTGGATGAAAAGGTTGTCGGGGTAACCAGTTATTGTGATTATCCCCAGGCAGCTAAAAGCAAAGTGAAAGTTGGCGATACCCTGCGCCCGAACCTCGAAAGAATTATCGCGCTCAAACCCGACCTGGTGATTATCTCCACCTCAAGCCAACTTGAAGTGTTCGTCAAATTGCTCGAAGAGGCAGGCATTCCGGTTTACGTGAATAACCCGCGCACCCTGGAAGAAACCATCAATTCAATTCAACGATTAGGTGAAATTTCAGGCGCGAGCGCGCAAGGCAAGGAATTAGCCGAAACCCTTCGCGCCCGCATTGCGCTGGTTCATTCACGCATTCAAGCTGATAAACCACCAAAGGTTTTCATCATGCTGGGCGCTGAACCACTGATTACTGCTGGCGGGAAAAGTTTCATCAACGATCTGGTTACTCAGGCGGGGGGCATTTCGATTTCAAGGGATGAATCGGCTGACTACCCGCAATACAGTCTGGAAACGGTTATCGCCAGGCAGCCGGAGGTGATTTTTTTACAGGCGGGGGACGAGAAATTACCCGCGCGATTACAGAAAACTCCGGCGGCGCGAAATGGTAAAGTTTTTCATATCAATGATGATCTGTTGCTGAGACCCGGACCACGTATTGTCGATGGTCTGGAAGATATGGCTGCAAAAATCAATTCAAAGTGAAACCGATGCAAGAAACCCAATCAACAACTGAACCGGCAACCGGCGCAACTATTTCAAAATTGCGGCTGACCAAACATAAACTGGTGATGACGCTGATTGTTTTG contains:
- a CDS encoding cobalamin-binding protein, encoding MQYKIFNLIAGQTKLRVFAIFMAMVFCAACITKPEKSTNQITITDELGRTLHVVANPQRIVSLAPSVTETLFALGVDEKVVGVTSYCDYPQAAKSKVKVGDTLRPNLERIIALKPDLVIISTSSQLEVFVKLLEEAGIPVYVNNPRTLEETINSIQRLGEISGASAQGKELAETLRARIALVHSRIQADKPPKVFIMLGAEPLITAGGKSFINDLVTQAGGISISRDESADYPQYSLETVIARQPEVIFLQAGDEKLPARLQKTPAARNGKVFHINDDLLLRPGPRIVDGLEDMAAKINSK